Proteins encoded within one genomic window of Pseudomonas cannabina:
- a CDS encoding cysteine desulfurase family protein, whose product MKDSALYFDYAATTPVDERVIKVMVECLGMWGNFGNPASSSHAFGQKARLAVEQARQQVASLVNADAAQIIWTSGATESSNLAIKGVAQERAKRLAPGIGRVTGHIITSQIEHKATLDTVRQLQEEGADVTWLAPDADGLISPDAVSAALSDDTFLVSLMLVNNELGTVNDIAETGKRVREHGALLHVDAAQGAGKLPIDLSQLAVDLMSFSAHKVYGPKGIGALYVGPRAQQRVLAQIHGGGHECGMRSGTLATHQIAGMGAAFALAAETLHADILETTRLNQLLIERLADIPGLCINGSPTQRIANIVSLTFGHSDLDIEALGTRLAFSSTSACNSAKNAPSHVLLALGHSLQAAGQTIRLSLGRFTREQDIERAAEAIRDSLAQPAFWAVAQAR is encoded by the coding sequence ATGAAAGATTCAGCGCTGTACTTTGATTATGCGGCTACCACGCCGGTGGACGAGCGAGTCATCAAGGTGATGGTCGAGTGTCTGGGCATGTGGGGCAATTTCGGCAACCCGGCCTCCAGCTCGCATGCGTTCGGACAAAAGGCCCGGCTGGCGGTAGAGCAGGCCCGCCAACAGGTTGCGAGCCTGGTCAATGCCGATGCTGCGCAGATCATCTGGACCTCTGGCGCGACCGAATCCAGCAATCTGGCCATCAAGGGCGTGGCCCAGGAACGTGCAAAACGCCTGGCTCCAGGCATCGGGCGCGTAACCGGCCATATCATCACTAGCCAGATCGAGCACAAGGCGACACTCGATACCGTTCGGCAGCTGCAGGAAGAGGGCGCCGACGTCACCTGGCTGGCCCCGGACGCCGACGGGCTGATCAGTCCCGATGCTGTCAGCGCAGCATTAAGTGACGACACGTTTCTGGTGTCGCTGATGCTGGTCAATAACGAGCTGGGTACGGTCAACGACATCGCCGAGACCGGCAAGCGGGTGCGTGAGCACGGCGCGCTGCTGCATGTCGATGCAGCCCAGGGTGCTGGTAAATTGCCGATCGATCTCAGCCAACTCGCGGTAGACCTGATGTCGTTCTCGGCGCACAAGGTCTATGGCCCGAAGGGCATCGGTGCCCTGTACGTCGGCCCGCGTGCGCAACAACGCGTACTGGCGCAGATCCACGGTGGCGGGCATGAATGCGGCATGCGCTCAGGCACTCTGGCCACCCACCAGATCGCCGGAATGGGCGCGGCCTTTGCGCTGGCGGCCGAAACGCTACATGCGGATATTCTTGAAACAACGCGGCTGAACCAGCTTTTGATCGAACGCCTCGCGGACATTCCCGGGCTGTGTATCAACGGCAGTCCCACACAGCGGATTGCCAATATCGTCAGCCTTACGTTTGGTCACAGTGATCTGGACATCGAGGCGCTGGGCACCAGACTCGCATTTTCCTCTACGTCGGCCTGCAATTCGGCGAAGAATGCGCCCTCACACGTGCTCTTGGCATTGGGGCACAGCCTGCAAGCGGCGGGTCAGACCATTCGCCTGAGCCTGGGGCGATTCACTCGGGAGCAGGATATCGAGCGCGCCGCCGAGGCTATACGGGACAGTCTTGCTCAGCCAGCGTTCTGGGCGGTTGCTCAGGCTCGATGA